The Populus trichocarpa isolate Nisqually-1 chromosome 11, P.trichocarpa_v4.1, whole genome shotgun sequence genome has a segment encoding these proteins:
- the LOC7460835 gene encoding CBS domain-containing protein CBSX5 — MAVSLLAREISDLCLGKPALRSLSLTTTITEVLFALKNSDDNFLSVWSCEHTAKTNKDYRGNCEEDGCDVGECKCVGKVSMVDVICYLCKDENLLSPSDALKAPVSVLLPEIPGMVVHVEPTSSLLDAIDLILQGAKNLVVPIKTRYSSSSRRKQHQKLSITSPTIHNGREFCWLTQEDIIRFFLGSIGLFAPLPALSIDTLGIISTDYLTIDYHSPAISELEAISGSLADENSVAIIDSDGILIGELSPFTLACCDESVAAAITTLSSGDLMAYIDCGGPPDDLVNLVMTRLKGRGLEAMLQEFTNSSCYSTTSSCHSRSSSSSSDEESGSSTPFSALQRPGKYSRSMSYSARMVRRAEAIVCHPKSSLVAVMIQAIAHRLNYVWVIEDDCSLVGIVRFCDVLKVFRESIEDMA, encoded by the exons ATGGCAGTGAGTTTACTTGCACGTGAGATATCTGACCTCTGCTTAGGCAAGCCTGCTTTGAGGTCTCTCTCACTCACCACAACGATAACTGAAGTTCTATTTGCTCTTAAAAACTCTGATGATAACTTCTTAAGTGTATGGAGTTGTGAGCACACagcaaaaactaataaagaCTACAGAGGCAATTGTGAAGAGGATGGCTGTGATGTTGGTGAGTGTAAATGTGTGGGTAAAGTTTCCATGGTGGATGTAATATGCTATCTTTGCAAAGACGAGAACTTGTTGTCCCCTTCTGATGCTTTGAAAGCACCTGTTTCTGTTCTCTTGCCTGAGATTCCTGGAATGGTTGTTCACGTGGAACCAACTTCAAG cTTATTGGACGCAATTGATCTCATCCTCCAAGGAGCCAAGAATCTAGTTGTGCCAATAAAGACCAGATATAGCTCCAGTTCAAGAAGAAAACAGCACCAAAAACTCTCAATCACCAGCCCCACCATCCACAATGGCCGGGAATTCTGTTGGCTAACACAGGAAGACATAATCAGATTCTTCCTCGGCTCCATTGGCCTCTTTGCTCCACTTCCAGCTCTCTCTATTGACACACTTGGCATTATAAGCACTGATTATCTTACTATCGATTACCACTCCCCTGCTATCTCAGAACTTGAAGCCATTTCTGGTTCTCTAGCAGACGAGAATTCCGTTGCAATCATTGACAGTGATGGCATCTTAATTGGGGAGCTCTCTCCATTCACTCTAGCCTGCTGTGATGAGAGTGTTGCAGCTGCAATCACTACCCTTTCATCCGGGGACTTGATGGCCTACATTGATTGTGGAGGACCCCCAGACGACCTTGTCAATTTGGTCATGACGAGGCTTAAAGGGAGAGGCCTAGAAGCAATGCTGCAAGAATTCACCAATTCTAGTTGTTACTCAACTACTAGCTCATGTCATTCACGGTCTTCATCGTCATCATCTGATGAGGAGTCAGGGAGCAGCACCCCATTTAGTGCGCTGCAGAGACCAGGAAAGTACAGCAGGTCCATGAGTTACTCAGCCAGGATGGTGAGGAGGGCAGAGGCAATAGTTTGTCATCCCAAGAGTTCACTTGTGGCTGTGATGATTCAAGCAATTGCTCATAGATTGAATTATGTGTGGGTCATAGAGGATGACTGTAGCTTGGTTGGGATTGTCAGATTTTGTGATGTGTTGAAAGTTTTCAGGGAAAGTATAGAAGATATGGCCTAA